The Amphiprion ocellaris isolate individual 3 ecotype Okinawa chromosome 6, ASM2253959v1, whole genome shotgun sequence genome contains a region encoding:
- the LOC111584981 gene encoding natterin-3-like: MRRCVAVVLLLLQLCSPTLQSDSLLYRLQDDQEKPSKPWLNPVLEDVVPSREVTNPRKVVETPEQDITSHSFPMFDEYVNLKWVTWDGSLPNGAVAIFNGYTERNDYVCKVNCEAGFYTPSKGNFCQYPYADNEYASSKFEVLVNVDRFEFLQWVEDSYGSVPQYSIKTCPDRDIYVGKNKYGLGKVVTQHEAFFLPWEGDEYWYKSYQVLAINRDSYSQHISHVEYAIDQMELFHQPPEALKIAKVTNLECRDVVKTVMLEKTTRTEKTWDIGRETRNGSVSTMSAKVPILGPGNVDFTKEQKVTFSEGTTMVESISHSVSVELVVPPNHSCAVRMDGRKMKADIPFTGRLSRTNYNGDTHWTYITGTYDGVNVGEITAVVERCQPVTDAVPCSPEQQ; encoded by the exons atgaGGCGTTGTGTTGCTgtcgtcctgctgctgctgcagctgtgcagCCCGACGCTGCAGTCCGACTCGCTGCTCTACCGGCTGCAGGACGACCAGGAGAAGCCCAGCA AACCGTGGCTCAACCCTGTGCTGGAAGACGTCGTCCCGTCCAGGGAAGTCACCAACCCTCGTAAAGTTGTGGAGACCCCAGAACAGGACATTACCTCCCACTCCTTCCCCATGTTCGACGAGTATGTCAACCTAAAGTGGGTGACCTGGGACGGTTCCCTCCCCAACGGCGCCGTCGCCATCTTTAATGGCTACACCGAACGCAACGACTACGTCTGCAAAGTCAACTGTGAGGCCGGTTTCTACACCCCCAGCAAGGGGAACTTCTGCCAGTATCCCTACGCCGACAACGAGTACGCCTCCTCCAAGTTCGAGGTTCTGGTCAACGTCGACCGCtttgagttcctgcagtgggtTGAAGATTCGTACGGCTCCGTCCCTCAGTACTCCATCAAAACCTGCCCCGACAGGGACATCTACGTGGGCAAGAACAAGTACGGACTCGGCAAGGTGGTGACCCAACACGAGGCCTTCTTCCTGCCCTGGGAGGGTGATGAGTACTGGTACAAGAGCTACCAGGTCCTGGCCATCAACCGGGACAGCTACAGCCAGCACATCTCCCATGTGGAGTACGCCATCGACCAGATGGAGCTGTTCCACCAGCCGCCGGAGGCCCTGAAGATCGCCAAGGTCACCAACCTGGAGTGTCGGGACGTGGTGAAGACGGTGATGCTGGAGAAGACCACCCGGACAGAGAAGACCTGGGACATTGGCAGGGAGACCCGCAACGGCTCCGTGTCCACCATGTCGGCCAAAGTTCCCATCCTTGGCCCGGGCAACGTGGACTTCACCAAGGAGCAGAAGGTGACCTTCTCGGAGGGAACCACCATGGTGGAGTCCATCAGCCACTCGGTGTCGGTGGAGCTGGTGGTGCCGCCGAACCACTCGTGTGCGGTGAGGATGGACGGCCGGAAGATGAAGGCCGACATTCCGTTCACGGGCAGGCTGAGCCGGACAAACTACAACGGGGACACCCACTGGACCTACATCACCGGAACCTATGACGGCGTGAACGTTGGCGAGATCACGGCGGTGGTGGAAAGATGTCAGCCGGTGACCGACGCGGTTCCCTGTTCACCTGAACAACAATAA